Genomic window (Rosa chinensis cultivar Old Blush chromosome 6, RchiOBHm-V2, whole genome shotgun sequence):
GTGTAGTCTATATTCAAGTACTCCTACTTTCCAATTTCAGTACAAATTGAAGATTACGGTAAGCTTCTTCATCTTTGGTTGTGCTTGAAATGGAAAGCGTTGGACCACATACATATGTGGATCCAGCATCCAGGAAACTTCATACTTGCACCACAATCTTTTCCCCATAAACATGGATCTTTATTTGTATTAAAAGCAAACTTATGAGGGTTACCTGAAAGGTTCCTTGAAACTGATAGCCATTCCTACCAAATCCAAATTCCAAAGTAACTTGCACAAGTGCATAACACACAATCGAATCTGATTTGGCAAATTTTCGCACACTAAATACTGAAACTGAGATGGAATCGGCGGATGAAGTAATGAAGAAGTAAACACGAACCAACCACAAAAAAGCCAAATAGCTCCCAGATGTGTTACCACTATATTTtatcagaagaaaaaagagaagttGCCATCATTATAgagataaaataaataggaCAAGGATACAGCTCACTAGTAAGGAAACCCAGGAAGAGCTCATCAAACAAAATTTCCTGGATTTCTCTGTTGTATGAACACTGAATGCACTATAAACACTACCCACAATATCTATAAAAAGCCTTGCAAGGGCCAACAATGAGAAAAGTACACAGACTACAAATATTACAACACCCTTATTATCTACAGATATCTGCTTCTCCCTGACCTTTTCAACCTCAGACCTGCAAATCAATAGCAAATTAGTTAGCACCAAATTATACAGTAAGAAACCATAAACTGTGCACTAGCAGAAAGAAGTAGATGCTGTGCCATTTTTCTTCTTAGCCGAGCAgaaaggaatatatatatatatatatatatatatatatatttctatatatatatatatatatatatttctatatatatatatatatagaaagagagagagagagagagagagagagagagagattcagtTTTCTATTTTAGTTCTTTCTCCTGCATTTTAAATCTGCGACTTTAAAATGATTGAATAAACTAAAAGATAGTGAAGTTCAATCACTTCAATGGAATTTACAAGATTGTGTGCAATACTTCAAGTGAGAAAGAATGTTTCTCTGTGAACTCAGAACTGCATGGATTTAGAAAAGAAATCAAAATGAGTTAAGTTTTTTCATAACAACTCTCACCTGAGGATAGCGTTATCCCTGACTAAATTATCCAATTGCACAGAGACAAGGGACTGCCAAGACATGAGATTGTTTACATCTTTAGCCTGCAAGGACAATCAAACCAGTATAAGGATAATAGAGCATACTACTGTCAATAAAGTGTGATACCAATATTTACAAGAACAATATAAAGGTGTAAGGTAAGAGAGTTTTACATACAATTACTTCCTGGCTTTCTAAGAGATTCCTCATGTTTTCTTTGATCTTCTTTAAATCTAACTCTTTCTCTTCCATATCTGTCTCGAATTCTTTGAAAATGCTGCCGTATCTTGAATTTGATTCCTCAAGGTATCGCTCAAGTAGTGATAAACTAAAATCCAGTGAACGGACTTTCTGCATTAGTATCTTAAGAACAGTATCCCCAGGCATCCTGCTACCTTGTTGATGAAGTACTTCTTTGATAGGATCAGGCACATCACTCTTGATTATTTCATTGTTCACATTAGAGTTTTCAACTGCAGCTTGAGGTTCCATTTCTTTATCAATATTAAAAAAATCATCACCCTCAGGGGAATCTGGGTGGGAGGTCACAGGTTTCTGGTCAACAGTTACTCCATTAGAAACATATGCACCGCTTTCAACAGAAATTAAATCCTCAAGCATTCGCTCAACAGCATCAATTCCATAAATTTCAATAACACTGACTGTGCAATAGAACTCTGAACCATGATGGTTTAAAAGCTTTAACCTTATATATCTCACCCACTTAGGTTCCTCAAGATCAAATCTTTGCGCAAGCTTAATATTTGCTGCAGTGAAATTCCCAAGCTTAACCCATTCATCTGTTGGATAAACCAAACTCCCAAGCAGCTCAAAATCCCTTAAATTAGATGAATAGTGTTCAAGATtacctattttgattgtgtCTACCAAGGTTTCTTCTGAAAGTTCTATATCAACAAACTTTTCTTCTGCAGAACATGGATTGCGAAGGTACTTGTCCTTGTCTCTGCTTATGATATTAGAGGCACCCTTGGCTTCCTTGTTAAAAGCCAAGACCTTGGCTCCCTTTGCAGCCGAAGCATAATTGTACTCTGCGCCACCAGGCTCCACTCTATGTTTTATGCCTCCAGCCTGACCAATTACAGATTTAATTTTTGAACTAAATGTTTTGCTCTTGAATTCATCCAGACCAAGAGGCACAGCACGAGGCAGGCGGCCATTTTTTGGAGCATCAATTTCATGTTTCACGCCTGAACTAGATTTCTCCAATTCAGGTTGCTCAGCTACGGCCGAGTTATAAATTGCACTTCCTTCTGTTGAGGCCTGATGTTTATTTCCTTCACTAAGTAGTTCACCATTTAAACTACTAGTTTCAACACCATTTGTGCACACACCTTCAAAAGAGTAGACTAAATCCTCTTGCTTTTGTAGTTCTACAGAATCAGTGTGTTCATCACGATCCAGCTTAGTTTCATTCCAAGTTGATAATCCAACTGGAGATGCTGTGGATCCATCtggattcaaaagaaaaaaagctcAGCCATACATACAGTAAAACATAGGAATCAcataaaaaatgaagaaaaagaacataAGATGAGAAAGCGTGAAAAAGGCCAAAACTGTCCCAGTGTCCCACATGGACACACAAAAGCATGGTTATTTTCTCTTACATATCTTGTAGACTtcttcaaagaaaataaattgaacgATTGAAAATACTACTTCAACATCTATTCATTGTTTTTCTGTTTATATAAAACTATATTCCATAAGCAAAGGTGAAAGTAATACTAATATTCAGCGGAAGTTAGTACAGAGAGAAGCTGGATGAAAGTGGACATGcttttcaaaacccaaaatagCCATTGACAAATTTTTGCTTAATAATCAGATAACAGATAATAAATAATcacagatgaaaaaaaaaaaaaaaaaaagtacaaagaAAGTGCAAGTATGAAAATTGTAGAAAAGAGGAAGGTGAGAATCACCCCTcgtaaaaagaaagaaactggAAAAACAATACTGGGGGGGAAATACAACAATGACAAGGTaaaccaaaatgaaaatttgGTGTCTTACATCCATTGCATTATCACCGTTACAAAAGAACTTTCTGCTTTTGCCTCTATCAATTTAACATGGTGCTGAGAGGTTGAGGCAATGTCTTAATCATCTACTTTAAtgaatttcttttttaacaaaatagTATTTGCTAACTAAATAAACATCTCCTTAAGCTTAACAATATCaaaatttatatgtttttggaTCCTTCATATTTCCAATAGTTTTCAGGTATTATCTGCATTGGTTCTGTTCTATTGGTTATTAGGCAATGAAGAAGATAGGTTGTAGATACTAGATACACATAACCATGAGTCCATGAGGACATGCCTTTATACACCTTCTCTAATCATATGCAGTTCAATCTGTAAACTACTGCAATATAGGAGAATGATATACTTTTATTGGTTTTGTAATTTCCCCAATTATTCCCAAGCATGATTTTAAAATCAGTCATACATTGAATATCAGCCTGCTCAGAGCATCACCTCCAATGATCATAATTAACTAAATCAATAAACCAGAACACTAGCAAACATCACCAAAACTTTTAAATCACTACAATGAGTCACTGAATCTTTCAGGTAAGCAAGATTAAGGTGAGGCCAATTCTAAGTTATGCTACGCATCAGAAAAGTATTGTACCCCAACCAAATCGTGGAGATCCATCATGTACAATCATACACGGTAGAATAATTCATAGGGAAAGCCAACAAAAGACTATAAAGAGAAAGAACATCTAGTGGAGAGGTTACCTCTGTGTCCGTCGCCACGACTAAACCATAAGCTGATAAGGAAGACAAACCCCCACAGAGCAAAAACTAAAGATAGAGACACCTTATACAAGCGGCTCCTTCCGGTGATGACCTTGTCCAAAGCTCTTCTATGCAGAAGAGCTCTACGCGACCTCTGCATTGCACATCAATCCAATCTGCTGCTGACCTCTGGAAAAATAGAGGAATCAGTACCCTGTATGAGACAAAACACGGACTTGACTTGGATTCTACTCACCAAAAGAAAACGATCATTAAAATGATTAaactaacaaaagaaaaataaaacaacgaCATGATGCCtgtttttaaatttcaaatccaAGTCAATGAAGCAAGCTGTAGTGGCATTCATATCAATCAATCAATATACAAAACAGTAAAATACACATAGCTTGCACTTTCATCTACATGTATGAAATATGTATCTTCCACGGAACATAATGTTAGATTGCAAACGAAGCTAAATACCAAGACTGTTCAGAGAAAAACTTGATGAGTATGATCAGTACAAATCGAAAAGAAGACAGATTAAAAGAACCAAATTTGAGTAGTCGAGATGGATGTTCTCAAAAGGAGCCAAATTTACCTTAATACTCAAGCAAAGCAACCTCTGATTCTTAAAAAGAAACGCACTTTCACCAAAGCTAATGATGAAACAAGTAAAACACACAGAACCCATTgactaaactaaaataaaaggcAGCATGAAGAAACCCAAATCATGCCAGCTTGGTTCTGGCTGTAAAATCCACAGAAAGAAGGAttcttttataaaaaaaaagatttcatCTTTATGCCACCAAAATATTTCCTTACACAAGAAAACAGTGAAAAAGATTCACAATCCAATAATTGAGTACCCAAAAATCAGATCGAATTCAAAGACAAAAAGGAAGAGGCTTTATAAAGAAAGAGGCATGCAGACCTGTATGAATGAATCAAGAGTATTGAAATGATGAccaccaaagaagaagaaaaagggagaTCAGCAAATCAGGACATCGTAGAAGAGCGCAAGGACAAGATTAGCGTTAATACGGCGTAGTTTAAGGAGATTGTCcgcgttgttgttgttggagtaGGAGTTGGGTTGGGGTTTAAACGTAGACTCCCTTTTTATaattgtcttcttcttcatcatcgtcGTCTCTCCACTCTTGTATGTCTGTGTGTCACTTTCTTCTCCTAATTTTGTAACGGTTTTGCTTTTGGccgaatctctctctctcctccgttTTCCTATTTCAAATCCCActcctcctttctctctctaaaattatgTTCAAGAGTTACCCTTTGCCTATTACAAAGAGTGAAAAGCCTTGGGGTTAAATaacttaaatttttatttttgaatcttttgggGTTAATTGGTTTTTGTTCATAGGCTCTACATTTGTTGAACCAAGTAGAGGAAGTTTTGTCCCTCTCCAAAACAACAATTATTTGGGGCTTGTAAAACAGTGCTTTTGGGGGGAAGCAATTTTCGTTTTTCAAGATTGGGATGAGGAATATTCTAGTGATTTTGAATCCTAATTCTATTATTGCTCAAaccaagagaaagaaaaataaagaacatGCTAGAGTTACCACACCTATTACACAAAAACAAGCGTCATATGAAGAGTAATTAGCAGATGAATAGGATTTCTTGTACCTCTTTGTGTAGATGTAGCTCTAAATTGTGCCTTAGGCCATGCTAGCAATACtgcacaaataaaaaaaagttaaagACACTTTGCAATGGCAGGTTATTGAGTATTTATGAAATTGACTGTGAATTGACTTTAATTTTAGGGCACTAGTGAtaggaaataaatttttaaaagttaGCAATTCTAGATCCTTTTCTAATTCTGCTATTGGACCTTTTTTTTCAtaggagaaaagaaatataGAAACAATAATTGATATTTCTTGTCTCTATTAATTTTCTTTGTATCTTTTGACGTTATTCTCAAATTTTTCTCATCTATTACCGCTAGTTTGCTAGAGTTATAACCTCAACGGTTACTACacataaaaattttaatt
Coding sequences:
- the LOC112172574 gene encoding SUN domain-containing protein 4: MQRSRRALLHRRALDKVITGRSRLYKVSLSLVFALWGFVFLISLWFSRGDGHRDGSTASPVGLSTWNETKLDRDEHTDSVELQKQEDLVYSFEGVCTNGVETSSLNGELLSEGNKHQASTEGSAIYNSAVAEQPELEKSSSGVKHEIDAPKNGRLPRAVPLGLDEFKSKTFSSKIKSVIGQAGGIKHRVEPGGAEYNYASAAKGAKVLAFNKEAKGASNIISRDKDKYLRNPCSAEEKFVDIELSEETLVDTIKIGNLEHYSSNLRDFELLGSLVYPTDEWVKLGNFTAANIKLAQRFDLEEPKWVRYIRLKLLNHHGSEFYCTVSVIEIYGIDAVERMLEDLISVESGAYVSNGVTVDQKPVTSHPDSPEGDDFFNIDKEMEPQAAVENSNVNNEIIKSDVPDPIKEVLHQQGSRMPGDTVLKILMQKVRSLDFSLSLLERYLEESNSRYGSIFKEFETDMEEKELDLKKIKENMRNLLESQEVIAKDVNNLMSWQSLVSVQLDNLVRDNAILRSEVEKVREKQISVDNKGVVIFVVCVLFSLLALARLFIDIVGSVYSAFSVHTTEKSRKFCLMSSSWVSLLVSCILVLFILSL